A genomic region of Sphingobium sp. HWE2-09 contains the following coding sequences:
- the alaS gene encoding alanine--tRNA ligase, with protein MTSTNDIRRSFLDYFGANGHTIVPSAPLVPHNDPTLMFVNAGMVPFKNVFTGLETRPYKTATSSQKSVRAGGKHNDLDNVGYTARHHTFFEMLGNFSFGDYFKEQAITHAWTLLTKEWGLPADKLTATVYHTDDEAFDLWKKIAGLPDHRIIRIPTKDNFWAMGDSGPCGPCSEIFYDHGDHIWGGPPGSPEEDGDRFVEIWNLVFMQYEQEANEIVSELPKPSIDTGMGLERIAAVMQGVHNNYDTDTFKALIAESGAITRTATDGEHQASHRVIADHLRSTSFLIADGVLPANEGRGYVLRRIMRRAMRHAHIIGAKDPLMYRLVSSLVSEMGGAFPELVRAQPLIEETLLREETRFRKTLENGLRLLDEATADLNEGATLPGETAFKLYDTYGFPYDLTEDALRTQGLSVDRAGFDAAMAEQKAAARAAWKGSGEKASDDIWYDIAETFGTSEFTGYSGTQGEGEVQAIVKDGVRVDSASVGDTVAIITNQTPFYGESGGQNGDAGTITSLGGLAADVADTAKPLGRLHAHQATIGAGSVKVGDTVQLTVDVERRDRIRANHSATHLLHAALRKELGGHVTQKGSMVAAERLRFDFSHPEALTHAQIAKVEADVNAQIRHNEEVTTRLMTPDDAIGAGAMALFGEKYGDEVRVLSMGKGDENHYSVELCGGTHVRATGDIALFKIVSESAVSSGIRRIEALTGEAARLWLVDRDDKLRQTANALKTSPDEVPARIAALVEQSRKLERELAEAKKALALGGGGSAQPAGPEQIGNVSFLGQVIDGLDPKELRGIVDGNKKALGSGVSAVLAVVDGRATIAVGVTDDLTASISAVDLVRVGVEALGGKGGGGRPDMAQGGGPDGDKAATAIDAVKAALARVLA; from the coding sequence ATGACCTCGACCAACGACATTCGCCGCTCCTTCCTCGACTATTTCGGGGCCAACGGCCACACCATCGTGCCCTCCGCGCCTCTGGTGCCGCATAACGACCCGACCTTGATGTTCGTCAATGCGGGTATGGTGCCGTTCAAGAATGTCTTCACCGGCCTGGAAACGCGCCCCTACAAGACCGCGACGTCCAGCCAGAAGTCGGTCCGCGCCGGCGGCAAGCATAACGACCTCGACAATGTCGGCTACACCGCGCGCCATCATACTTTCTTCGAAATGCTGGGCAATTTCAGCTTCGGCGACTATTTCAAGGAACAGGCGATCACCCACGCCTGGACCCTCCTCACCAAGGAATGGGGCTTGCCCGCGGACAAGCTGACCGCGACCGTCTATCACACGGATGATGAGGCGTTCGACCTGTGGAAGAAGATTGCGGGCCTGCCCGATCACCGCATCATCCGCATCCCGACCAAGGATAATTTCTGGGCGATGGGTGACAGCGGTCCGTGCGGTCCCTGCTCGGAAATCTTCTACGATCATGGCGACCATATTTGGGGCGGCCCTCCAGGATCGCCGGAGGAAGATGGCGACCGCTTCGTGGAAATCTGGAACCTCGTCTTCATGCAGTATGAGCAGGAAGCGAACGAGATCGTTTCCGAACTGCCCAAGCCGTCGATCGACACCGGCATGGGTCTGGAGCGCATCGCCGCCGTCATGCAGGGCGTGCATAACAATTACGACACTGACACGTTCAAGGCGCTGATCGCGGAATCCGGCGCGATCACCCGCACCGCGACCGACGGCGAACATCAGGCCAGCCACCGCGTCATCGCCGATCATCTCCGCTCGACCAGCTTCCTGATCGCCGATGGCGTGCTGCCCGCGAACGAAGGCCGCGGCTATGTCCTGCGCCGCATCATGCGCCGCGCCATGCGCCATGCGCATATCATCGGCGCCAAAGACCCGCTGATGTATCGCCTCGTCTCCAGCCTCGTGTCGGAAATGGGCGGCGCCTTCCCCGAACTGGTCCGCGCCCAGCCGCTGATCGAGGAAACGCTGCTGCGGGAGGAAACCCGCTTCCGCAAGACGCTGGAAAACGGCCTGCGCCTGCTCGACGAAGCCACCGCCGATCTCAATGAAGGCGCGACCCTGCCCGGCGAAACCGCGTTCAAACTCTACGACACCTATGGCTTCCCCTATGACCTGACCGAGGACGCGCTGCGCACCCAGGGTCTGTCGGTCGATCGCGCCGGTTTCGACGCCGCCATGGCGGAACAGAAAGCCGCCGCCCGCGCCGCGTGGAAGGGGTCGGGCGAAAAGGCGTCGGACGACATCTGGTACGACATCGCCGAAACCTTCGGCACGTCCGAATTCACCGGCTACAGCGGCACGCAGGGCGAAGGCGAAGTGCAGGCCATCGTCAAGGACGGCGTACGCGTCGATAGCGCCAGCGTCGGCGACACCGTCGCGATCATTACCAACCAGACGCCTTTCTATGGCGAAAGCGGCGGCCAGAATGGCGACGCAGGCACCATCACCTCGCTTGGCGGCCTCGCCGCCGACGTGGCCGACACCGCGAAGCCGCTGGGCCGCCTCCACGCCCATCAGGCGACGATCGGCGCAGGCAGCGTCAAGGTCGGCGACACCGTGCAACTGACCGTCGATGTCGAACGCCGCGACCGCATCCGCGCCAACCACAGCGCTACCCATCTGCTCCACGCCGCGCTCCGCAAGGAACTGGGCGGTCATGTGACGCAAAAGGGCAGCATGGTCGCCGCCGAGCGCCTGCGCTTCGACTTCTCCCATCCCGAAGCGCTGACCCACGCCCAGATCGCGAAGGTCGAGGCGGATGTGAACGCCCAGATCCGCCATAATGAGGAGGTCACGACCCGCCTCATGACGCCCGACGACGCGATCGGCGCGGGCGCGATGGCGCTGTTCGGCGAAAAATATGGCGACGAAGTGCGCGTCCTTTCCATGGGGAAGGGGGACGAGAATCATTATTCGGTCGAACTGTGCGGCGGCACCCATGTCCGCGCGACCGGCGACATCGCTTTGTTCAAAATCGTGTCGGAAAGCGCCGTTTCATCGGGCATCCGCCGGATCGAAGCGCTGACCGGCGAAGCCGCCCGCCTGTGGCTGGTGGACCGCGACGACAAGCTGCGCCAGACCGCCAACGCGCTCAAGACCTCGCCCGACGAAGTCCCCGCCCGCATCGCCGCACTAGTCGAACAGAGCCGCAAGCTGGAACGCGAGCTGGCCGAAGCCAAGAAGGCGTTGGCGCTTGGCGGCGGCGGTTCCGCCCAACCGGCTGGCCCCGAACAGATCGGCAATGTTAGCTTCTTGGGCCAGGTCATCGACGGCCTCGACCCCAAGGAACTGCGCGGCATCGTGGACGGCAACAAGAAGGCGCTGGGCAGCGGCGTCTCCGCCGTCCTCGCCGTGGTCGACGGTCGCGCCACGATCGCAGTCGGCGTCACCGACGACCTCACCGCCAGCATCAGCGCGGTCGATCTCGTCCGCGTCGGCGTCGAAGCGCTGGGCGGCAAGGGCGGCGGCGGTCGTCCCGATATGGCACAGGGCGGCGGTCCCGATGGCGACAAGGCCGCAACCGCGATCGACGCGGTGAAGGCGGCGCTTGCCCGCGTGCTGGCCTGA